A DNA window from Rhinolophus sinicus isolate RSC01 linkage group LG10, ASM3656204v1, whole genome shotgun sequence contains the following coding sequences:
- the PSMG3 gene encoding proteasome assembly chaperone 3, producing MEGTPLVTSKQKTEVVCGVPTQVVCTAFSSHILVVVTQVGKMGTLVALEPTSVASDVSRPLLTTKVLLGQDEPLIHVYAKNLVTFVSQEAGNRAVLLAMAVKDRSMEGLKALKEVIQTCQVW from the exons ATGGAGGGCACGCCGTTGGTGACGTCAAAGCAGAAGACGGAAGTGGTGTGTGGGGTCCCCACTCAGGTGGTCTGCACGGCCTTTAGCAGCCACATCCTGGTGGTGGTGACTCAGGTCGGGAAGATGGGTACCCTGGTCGCCCTGGAACCCACCAGTGTGGCCAGTGACGTCAGCAGGCCTCTGCTCACCACTAAAGTCCTCCTTGGACAGGACGAG CCCCTCATCCACGTCTATGCAAAGAACCTAGTGACATTTGTGTCTCAAGAAGCTGGAAACAGAGCGGTCCTCCTTGCGATGGCTGTGAAGGACAGAAGCATGGAGGGGCTGAAGGCCTTGAAGGAGGTGATACAGACATGCCAGGTGTGGTGA
- the TMEM184A gene encoding transmembrane protein 184A isoform X3, whose amino-acid sequence MTNASGLLRTAGAPLVWATWLQPRPLPAMPAVPTRLQMDRVGNSSQGTSQLFLTTALARGISGIFVWTALVLTCHQIYLHLRSYTVPSEQRYIIRLLLVVPVYAFSSWLSLLLLGGHQHHVYLDSLRDCYEAFVIYSFLSLCFQYLGGESTIMAEIRGKPIRSSCLYGTCCLRGVAYSIGFLRFCKQATLQFCVVKPVMALVTIILQAVGKYHDGDFKELLQPFEPVLKFLTIKAVIFLSFWQGPRNPRGRHQWDFWLESAPVQTLVQGSCLHGHHRSLGVLLAILERCGVIPEVQVLDGSRLGAGTLAAGYQNFTICIEMLFASIALRYAFTCQVYSEKEDNSPAPTAPMQSISSGLKETMSPQDIVQDAIHNFSPAYQHYTQQATQEASGPGQVGHPSPITHPSVAGGSGGDRKSHNMEKRMLIPSEEL is encoded by the exons ATGACTAATGCCTCAGGGCTCCTGAGAACAGCCGGTGCCCCCCTGGTGTGGGCAACCTGGCTGCAGCCCAGGCCCCTGCCAGCCATGCCCGCTGTGCCCACCAGGCTGCAGATGGACCGTGTGGGGAACAGCTCCCAGGGCACCTCCCAGCTATTCCTCACTACGGCACTGGCCCGCGGCATCTCAGGCATCTTTGTGTGGACCGCCCTGGTGCTCACCTGCCACCAG ATCTACCTGCACCTGCGCTCCTACACGGTGCCCAGCGAGCAGCGCTACATCATCCGCCTGCTGCTGGTGGTTCCCGTCTACGCCTTCAGCTCCTGGCTCAGCCTCCTGCTCCTGGGGGGCCACCAGCACCACGTGTACCTGGACTCCCTGCGGGACTGCTATGAAG CCTTCGTCATTTACAGCTTCCTGAGCCTCTGCTTCCAGTACCTGGGGGGTGAGAGCACCATCATGGCTGAGATCCGAGGAAAGCCCATCCG GTCCAGCTGCCTCTATGGCACCTGCTGTCTTCGGGGCGTGGCCTACTCCATTGGGTTCCTGCGCTTCTGCAAGCAG gccACGCTGCAGTTCTGTGTTGTGAAGCCTGTCATGGCCTTGGTCACCATCATCCTGCAGGCGGTCGGCAAATACCATGATGGGGACTTCAA GGAGCTCCTGCAGCCCTTTGAGCCCGTCCTCAAGTTTCTCACCATCAAGGCTGTCATCTTCCTCTCTTTCTGGCAGG GTCCCCGCAACCCACGAGGCCGGCATCAGTGGGATTTCTGGCTGGAGTCAGCTCCAGTCCAGACTCTGGTCCAGGGCAGTTGCCTACATGGCCATCACCGCTCCCTAGGAGTGCTGCTGGCCATCCTGGAGAGGTGTGGGGTCATCCCCGAGGTCCAGGTCCTGGATGGGAGCCGGCTGGGGGCCGGCACACTGGCCGCCGGCTACCAGAACTTCACCATCTGCATAGAGATGCTTTTTGCCTCCATCGCCTTGCGCTACGCCTTCACCTGCCAGGTGTACTCAGAGAAGGAGGATAACTCACCAG CCCCCACGGCACCCATGCAGAGCATCTCCAGCGGCCTGAAGGAGACCATGAGCCCGCAGGACATCGTGCAGGATGCCATCCACAACTTCTCACCTGCCTACCAGCACTACACGCAGCAGGCCACACAAGAGGCCTCGGGGCCTGGCCAGGTCgggcacccctcccccatcacccACCCCAGTGTGGCCGGTGGGTCTGGCGGGGACAGGAAGAGTCACAATATGGAAAAGAGGATGCTGATCCCCTCAGAGGAGCTGTAG
- the TMEM184A gene encoding transmembrane protein 184A isoform X4, which produces MTNASGLLRTAGAPLVWATWLQPRPLPAMPAVPTRLQMDRVGNSSQGTSQLFLTTALARGISGIFVWTALVLTCHQIYLHLRSYTVPSEQRYIIRLLLVVPVYAFSSWLSLLLLGGHQHHVYLDSLRDCYEAFVIYSFLSLCFQYLGGESTIMAEIRGKPIRSSCLYGTCCLRGVAYSIGFLRFCKQATLQFCVVKPVMALVTIILQAVGKYHDGDFNIHSGYLYVTLIYNVSVSLALYALFLFYFATRELLQPFEPVLKFLTIKAVIFLSFWQGVLLAILERCGVIPEVQVLDGSRLGAGTLAAGYQNFTICIEMLFASIALRYAFTCQVYSEKEDNSPAPTAPMQSISSGLKETMSPQDIVQDAIHNFSPAYQHYTQQATQEASGPGQVGHPSPITHPSVAGGSGGDRKSHNMEKRMLIPSEEL; this is translated from the exons ATGACTAATGCCTCAGGGCTCCTGAGAACAGCCGGTGCCCCCCTGGTGTGGGCAACCTGGCTGCAGCCCAGGCCCCTGCCAGCCATGCCCGCTGTGCCCACCAGGCTGCAGATGGACCGTGTGGGGAACAGCTCCCAGGGCACCTCCCAGCTATTCCTCACTACGGCACTGGCCCGCGGCATCTCAGGCATCTTTGTGTGGACCGCCCTGGTGCTCACCTGCCACCAG ATCTACCTGCACCTGCGCTCCTACACGGTGCCCAGCGAGCAGCGCTACATCATCCGCCTGCTGCTGGTGGTTCCCGTCTACGCCTTCAGCTCCTGGCTCAGCCTCCTGCTCCTGGGGGGCCACCAGCACCACGTGTACCTGGACTCCCTGCGGGACTGCTATGAAG CCTTCGTCATTTACAGCTTCCTGAGCCTCTGCTTCCAGTACCTGGGGGGTGAGAGCACCATCATGGCTGAGATCCGAGGAAAGCCCATCCG GTCCAGCTGCCTCTATGGCACCTGCTGTCTTCGGGGCGTGGCCTACTCCATTGGGTTCCTGCGCTTCTGCAAGCAG gccACGCTGCAGTTCTGTGTTGTGAAGCCTGTCATGGCCTTGGTCACCATCATCCTGCAGGCGGTCGGCAAATACCATGATGGGGACTTCAA TATCCACAGTGGCTACCTCTACGTCACCCTCATCTACAACGTCTCTGTCAGCCTGGCTCTCTATGCCCTGTTCCTTTTCTACTTCGCCACCAGGGAGCTCCTGCAGCCCTTTGAGCCCGTCCTCAAGTTTCTCACCATCAAGGCTGTCATCTTCCTCTCTTTCTGGCAGG GAGTGCTGCTGGCCATCCTGGAGAGGTGTGGGGTCATCCCCGAGGTCCAGGTCCTGGATGGGAGCCGGCTGGGGGCCGGCACACTGGCCGCCGGCTACCAGAACTTCACCATCTGCATAGAGATGCTTTTTGCCTCCATCGCCTTGCGCTACGCCTTCACCTGCCAGGTGTACTCAGAGAAGGAGGATAACTCACCAG CCCCCACGGCACCCATGCAGAGCATCTCCAGCGGCCTGAAGGAGACCATGAGCCCGCAGGACATCGTGCAGGATGCCATCCACAACTTCTCACCTGCCTACCAGCACTACACGCAGCAGGCCACACAAGAGGCCTCGGGGCCTGGCCAGGTCgggcacccctcccccatcacccACCCCAGTGTGGCCGGTGGGTCTGGCGGGGACAGGAAGAGTCACAATATGGAAAAGAGGATGCTGATCCCCTCAGAGGAGCTGTAG
- the MAFK gene encoding transcription factor MafK, translated as MTTNPKPNKALKVKKEAGENAPVLSDDELVSMSVRELNQHLRGLTKEEVVRLKQRRRTLKNRGYAASCRIKRVTQKEELERQRVELQQEVEKLASENASMKLELDALRAKYEALQTFARTVARGPVTPTKVATTSVITIVKSPSVPFSAAS; from the coding sequence GAGGCGGGTGAGAACGCCCCGGTGCTCAGCGACGATGAGCTGGTGTCCATGTCGGTGCGGGAGCTGAACCAGCACCTGCGCGGCCTCACCAAGGAGGAGGTCGTGCGCCTGAAGCAGCGCCGGCGCACGCTCAAGAACCGCGGCTACGCCGCCAGCTGCCGCATCAAGCGCGTGACGCAGAAGGAGGAGCTGGAGCGCCAGCGGGTGGAGCTGCAGCAGGAGGTGGAGAAGCTGGCGTCGGAGAACGCCAGCATGAAGCTGGAGCTGGACGCGCTGCGCGCCAAGTACGAGGCCCTGCAGACCTTTGCGCGCACGGTGGCCCGCGGGCCCGTCACGCCCACCAAGGTGGCCACCACCAGCGTCATCACCATCGTGAAGTCCCCCTCCGTGCCCTTCTCGGCTGCTTCCTAG
- the TMEM184A gene encoding transmembrane protein 184A isoform X6, whose protein sequence is MTNASGLLRTAGAPLVWATWLQPRPLPAMPAVPTRLQMDRVGNSSQGTSQLFLTTALARGISGIFVWTALVLTCHQIYLHLRSYTVPSEQRYIIRLLLVVPVYAFSSWLSLLLLGGHQHHVYLDSLRDCYEAFVIYSFLSLCFQYLGGESTIMAEIRGKPIRSSCLYGTCCLRGVAYSIGFLRFCKQATLQFCVVKPVMALVTIILQAVGKYHDGDFKELLQPFEPVLKFLTIKAVIFLSFWQGVLLAILERCGVIPEVQVLDGSRLGAGTLAAGYQNFTICIEMLFASIALRYAFTCQVYSEKEDNSPAPTAPMQSISSGLKETMSPQDIVQDAIHNFSPAYQHYTQQATQEASGPGQVGHPSPITHPSVAGGSGGDRKSHNMEKRMLIPSEEL, encoded by the exons ATGACTAATGCCTCAGGGCTCCTGAGAACAGCCGGTGCCCCCCTGGTGTGGGCAACCTGGCTGCAGCCCAGGCCCCTGCCAGCCATGCCCGCTGTGCCCACCAGGCTGCAGATGGACCGTGTGGGGAACAGCTCCCAGGGCACCTCCCAGCTATTCCTCACTACGGCACTGGCCCGCGGCATCTCAGGCATCTTTGTGTGGACCGCCCTGGTGCTCACCTGCCACCAG ATCTACCTGCACCTGCGCTCCTACACGGTGCCCAGCGAGCAGCGCTACATCATCCGCCTGCTGCTGGTGGTTCCCGTCTACGCCTTCAGCTCCTGGCTCAGCCTCCTGCTCCTGGGGGGCCACCAGCACCACGTGTACCTGGACTCCCTGCGGGACTGCTATGAAG CCTTCGTCATTTACAGCTTCCTGAGCCTCTGCTTCCAGTACCTGGGGGGTGAGAGCACCATCATGGCTGAGATCCGAGGAAAGCCCATCCG GTCCAGCTGCCTCTATGGCACCTGCTGTCTTCGGGGCGTGGCCTACTCCATTGGGTTCCTGCGCTTCTGCAAGCAG gccACGCTGCAGTTCTGTGTTGTGAAGCCTGTCATGGCCTTGGTCACCATCATCCTGCAGGCGGTCGGCAAATACCATGATGGGGACTTCAA GGAGCTCCTGCAGCCCTTTGAGCCCGTCCTCAAGTTTCTCACCATCAAGGCTGTCATCTTCCTCTCTTTCTGGCAGG GAGTGCTGCTGGCCATCCTGGAGAGGTGTGGGGTCATCCCCGAGGTCCAGGTCCTGGATGGGAGCCGGCTGGGGGCCGGCACACTGGCCGCCGGCTACCAGAACTTCACCATCTGCATAGAGATGCTTTTTGCCTCCATCGCCTTGCGCTACGCCTTCACCTGCCAGGTGTACTCAGAGAAGGAGGATAACTCACCAG CCCCCACGGCACCCATGCAGAGCATCTCCAGCGGCCTGAAGGAGACCATGAGCCCGCAGGACATCGTGCAGGATGCCATCCACAACTTCTCACCTGCCTACCAGCACTACACGCAGCAGGCCACACAAGAGGCCTCGGGGCCTGGCCAGGTCgggcacccctcccccatcacccACCCCAGTGTGGCCGGTGGGTCTGGCGGGGACAGGAAGAGTCACAATATGGAAAAGAGGATGCTGATCCCCTCAGAGGAGCTGTAG
- the TMEM184A gene encoding transmembrane protein 184A isoform X1 has product MTNASGLLRTAGAPLVWATWLQPRPLPAMPAVPTRLQMDRVGNSSQGTSQLFLTTALARGISGIFVWTALVLTCHQIYLHLRSYTVPSEQRYIIRLLLVVPVYAFSSWLSLLLLGGHQHHVYLDSLRDCYEAFVIYSFLSLCFQYLGGESTIMAEIRGKPIRSSCLYGTCCLRGVAYSIGFLRFCKQATLQFCVVKPVMALVTIILQAVGKYHDGDFNIHSGYLYVTLIYNVSVSLALYALFLFYFATRELLQPFEPVLKFLTIKAVIFLSFWQGPRNPRGRHQWDFWLESAPVQTLVQGSCLHGHHRSLGVLLAILERCGVIPEVQVLDGSRLGAGTLAAGYQNFTICIEMLFASIALRYAFTCQVYSEKEDNSPAPTAPMQSISSGLKETMSPQDIVQDAIHNFSPAYQHYTQQATQEASGPGQVGHPSPITHPSVAGGSGGDRKSHNMEKRMLIPSEEL; this is encoded by the exons ATGACTAATGCCTCAGGGCTCCTGAGAACAGCCGGTGCCCCCCTGGTGTGGGCAACCTGGCTGCAGCCCAGGCCCCTGCCAGCCATGCCCGCTGTGCCCACCAGGCTGCAGATGGACCGTGTGGGGAACAGCTCCCAGGGCACCTCCCAGCTATTCCTCACTACGGCACTGGCCCGCGGCATCTCAGGCATCTTTGTGTGGACCGCCCTGGTGCTCACCTGCCACCAG ATCTACCTGCACCTGCGCTCCTACACGGTGCCCAGCGAGCAGCGCTACATCATCCGCCTGCTGCTGGTGGTTCCCGTCTACGCCTTCAGCTCCTGGCTCAGCCTCCTGCTCCTGGGGGGCCACCAGCACCACGTGTACCTGGACTCCCTGCGGGACTGCTATGAAG CCTTCGTCATTTACAGCTTCCTGAGCCTCTGCTTCCAGTACCTGGGGGGTGAGAGCACCATCATGGCTGAGATCCGAGGAAAGCCCATCCG GTCCAGCTGCCTCTATGGCACCTGCTGTCTTCGGGGCGTGGCCTACTCCATTGGGTTCCTGCGCTTCTGCAAGCAG gccACGCTGCAGTTCTGTGTTGTGAAGCCTGTCATGGCCTTGGTCACCATCATCCTGCAGGCGGTCGGCAAATACCATGATGGGGACTTCAA TATCCACAGTGGCTACCTCTACGTCACCCTCATCTACAACGTCTCTGTCAGCCTGGCTCTCTATGCCCTGTTCCTTTTCTACTTCGCCACCAGGGAGCTCCTGCAGCCCTTTGAGCCCGTCCTCAAGTTTCTCACCATCAAGGCTGTCATCTTCCTCTCTTTCTGGCAGG GTCCCCGCAACCCACGAGGCCGGCATCAGTGGGATTTCTGGCTGGAGTCAGCTCCAGTCCAGACTCTGGTCCAGGGCAGTTGCCTACATGGCCATCACCGCTCCCTAGGAGTGCTGCTGGCCATCCTGGAGAGGTGTGGGGTCATCCCCGAGGTCCAGGTCCTGGATGGGAGCCGGCTGGGGGCCGGCACACTGGCCGCCGGCTACCAGAACTTCACCATCTGCATAGAGATGCTTTTTGCCTCCATCGCCTTGCGCTACGCCTTCACCTGCCAGGTGTACTCAGAGAAGGAGGATAACTCACCAG CCCCCACGGCACCCATGCAGAGCATCTCCAGCGGCCTGAAGGAGACCATGAGCCCGCAGGACATCGTGCAGGATGCCATCCACAACTTCTCACCTGCCTACCAGCACTACACGCAGCAGGCCACACAAGAGGCCTCGGGGCCTGGCCAGGTCgggcacccctcccccatcacccACCCCAGTGTGGCCGGTGGGTCTGGCGGGGACAGGAAGAGTCACAATATGGAAAAGAGGATGCTGATCCCCTCAGAGGAGCTGTAG
- the TMEM184A gene encoding transmembrane protein 184A isoform X5: protein MDRVGNSSQGTSQLFLTTALARGISGIFVWTALVLTCHQIYLHLRSYTVPSEQRYIIRLLLVVPVYAFSSWLSLLLLGGHQHHVYLDSLRDCYEAFVIYSFLSLCFQYLGGESTIMAEIRGKPIRSSCLYGTCCLRGVAYSIGFLRFCKQATLQFCVVKPVMALVTIILQAVGKYHDGDFNIHSGYLYVTLIYNVSVSLALYALFLFYFATRELLQPFEPVLKFLTIKAVIFLSFWQGPRNPRGRHQWDFWLESAPVQTLVQGSCLHGHHRSLGVLLAILERCGVIPEVQVLDGSRLGAGTLAAGYQNFTICIEMLFASIALRYAFTCQVYSEKEDNSPAPTAPMQSISSGLKETMSPQDIVQDAIHNFSPAYQHYTQQATQEASGPGQVGHPSPITHPSVAGGSGGDRKSHNMEKRMLIPSEEL from the exons ATGGACCGTGTGGGGAACAGCTCCCAGGGCACCTCCCAGCTATTCCTCACTACGGCACTGGCCCGCGGCATCTCAGGCATCTTTGTGTGGACCGCCCTGGTGCTCACCTGCCACCAG ATCTACCTGCACCTGCGCTCCTACACGGTGCCCAGCGAGCAGCGCTACATCATCCGCCTGCTGCTGGTGGTTCCCGTCTACGCCTTCAGCTCCTGGCTCAGCCTCCTGCTCCTGGGGGGCCACCAGCACCACGTGTACCTGGACTCCCTGCGGGACTGCTATGAAG CCTTCGTCATTTACAGCTTCCTGAGCCTCTGCTTCCAGTACCTGGGGGGTGAGAGCACCATCATGGCTGAGATCCGAGGAAAGCCCATCCG GTCCAGCTGCCTCTATGGCACCTGCTGTCTTCGGGGCGTGGCCTACTCCATTGGGTTCCTGCGCTTCTGCAAGCAG gccACGCTGCAGTTCTGTGTTGTGAAGCCTGTCATGGCCTTGGTCACCATCATCCTGCAGGCGGTCGGCAAATACCATGATGGGGACTTCAA TATCCACAGTGGCTACCTCTACGTCACCCTCATCTACAACGTCTCTGTCAGCCTGGCTCTCTATGCCCTGTTCCTTTTCTACTTCGCCACCAGGGAGCTCCTGCAGCCCTTTGAGCCCGTCCTCAAGTTTCTCACCATCAAGGCTGTCATCTTCCTCTCTTTCTGGCAGG GTCCCCGCAACCCACGAGGCCGGCATCAGTGGGATTTCTGGCTGGAGTCAGCTCCAGTCCAGACTCTGGTCCAGGGCAGTTGCCTACATGGCCATCACCGCTCCCTAGGAGTGCTGCTGGCCATCCTGGAGAGGTGTGGGGTCATCCCCGAGGTCCAGGTCCTGGATGGGAGCCGGCTGGGGGCCGGCACACTGGCCGCCGGCTACCAGAACTTCACCATCTGCATAGAGATGCTTTTTGCCTCCATCGCCTTGCGCTACGCCTTCACCTGCCAGGTGTACTCAGAGAAGGAGGATAACTCACCAG CCCCCACGGCACCCATGCAGAGCATCTCCAGCGGCCTGAAGGAGACCATGAGCCCGCAGGACATCGTGCAGGATGCCATCCACAACTTCTCACCTGCCTACCAGCACTACACGCAGCAGGCCACACAAGAGGCCTCGGGGCCTGGCCAGGTCgggcacccctcccccatcacccACCCCAGTGTGGCCGGTGGGTCTGGCGGGGACAGGAAGAGTCACAATATGGAAAAGAGGATGCTGATCCCCTCAGAGGAGCTGTAG
- the TMEM184A gene encoding transmembrane protein 184A isoform X2 — MAENRLQMDRVGNSSQGTSQLFLTTALARGISGIFVWTALVLTCHQIYLHLRSYTVPSEQRYIIRLLLVVPVYAFSSWLSLLLLGGHQHHVYLDSLRDCYEAFVIYSFLSLCFQYLGGESTIMAEIRGKPIRSSCLYGTCCLRGVAYSIGFLRFCKQATLQFCVVKPVMALVTIILQAVGKYHDGDFNIHSGYLYVTLIYNVSVSLALYALFLFYFATRELLQPFEPVLKFLTIKAVIFLSFWQGPRNPRGRHQWDFWLESAPVQTLVQGSCLHGHHRSLGVLLAILERCGVIPEVQVLDGSRLGAGTLAAGYQNFTICIEMLFASIALRYAFTCQVYSEKEDNSPAPTAPMQSISSGLKETMSPQDIVQDAIHNFSPAYQHYTQQATQEASGPGQVGHPSPITHPSVAGGSGGDRKSHNMEKRMLIPSEEL; from the exons ATGGCTGAGAACAG GCTGCAGATGGACCGTGTGGGGAACAGCTCCCAGGGCACCTCCCAGCTATTCCTCACTACGGCACTGGCCCGCGGCATCTCAGGCATCTTTGTGTGGACCGCCCTGGTGCTCACCTGCCACCAG ATCTACCTGCACCTGCGCTCCTACACGGTGCCCAGCGAGCAGCGCTACATCATCCGCCTGCTGCTGGTGGTTCCCGTCTACGCCTTCAGCTCCTGGCTCAGCCTCCTGCTCCTGGGGGGCCACCAGCACCACGTGTACCTGGACTCCCTGCGGGACTGCTATGAAG CCTTCGTCATTTACAGCTTCCTGAGCCTCTGCTTCCAGTACCTGGGGGGTGAGAGCACCATCATGGCTGAGATCCGAGGAAAGCCCATCCG GTCCAGCTGCCTCTATGGCACCTGCTGTCTTCGGGGCGTGGCCTACTCCATTGGGTTCCTGCGCTTCTGCAAGCAG gccACGCTGCAGTTCTGTGTTGTGAAGCCTGTCATGGCCTTGGTCACCATCATCCTGCAGGCGGTCGGCAAATACCATGATGGGGACTTCAA TATCCACAGTGGCTACCTCTACGTCACCCTCATCTACAACGTCTCTGTCAGCCTGGCTCTCTATGCCCTGTTCCTTTTCTACTTCGCCACCAGGGAGCTCCTGCAGCCCTTTGAGCCCGTCCTCAAGTTTCTCACCATCAAGGCTGTCATCTTCCTCTCTTTCTGGCAGG GTCCCCGCAACCCACGAGGCCGGCATCAGTGGGATTTCTGGCTGGAGTCAGCTCCAGTCCAGACTCTGGTCCAGGGCAGTTGCCTACATGGCCATCACCGCTCCCTAGGAGTGCTGCTGGCCATCCTGGAGAGGTGTGGGGTCATCCCCGAGGTCCAGGTCCTGGATGGGAGCCGGCTGGGGGCCGGCACACTGGCCGCCGGCTACCAGAACTTCACCATCTGCATAGAGATGCTTTTTGCCTCCATCGCCTTGCGCTACGCCTTCACCTGCCAGGTGTACTCAGAGAAGGAGGATAACTCACCAG CCCCCACGGCACCCATGCAGAGCATCTCCAGCGGCCTGAAGGAGACCATGAGCCCGCAGGACATCGTGCAGGATGCCATCCACAACTTCTCACCTGCCTACCAGCACTACACGCAGCAGGCCACACAAGAGGCCTCGGGGCCTGGCCAGGTCgggcacccctcccccatcacccACCCCAGTGTGGCCGGTGGGTCTGGCGGGGACAGGAAGAGTCACAATATGGAAAAGAGGATGCTGATCCCCTCAGAGGAGCTGTAG